One Myxococcota bacterium DNA segment encodes these proteins:
- a CDS encoding FUSC family protein: MHLVKPEIGYKPYAIEALKAVIICGLSFGLLQLLGIQGRQLAMGLMIVAQTSFAVFFVPPYHFPIRAMAFPFIGLSAIAGGIAGHYIPFAAPALTIIAAAATFYYIFINSIRVICINVVLVFMIFAYFPTPIELAGVYLWQWFLPGILFTVWHWLAYRRHRYTEISLPILESNERDRLLSTVVCLVSLGIAYTVTALLPTRFHSMHVYWIPMVCLLVTQVTVSSTTTYVKQRISMNILGAGIAAILFYVISMPYWLAITLLVALFYLCLFFMFSYKHRTFCVTVMMVGIYHILQHATAVVMMDRVVFTIIAGSIVLVVSFVTYAIVLKFQQPAHSPVSLPASQMRQAQSGK, from the coding sequence ATGCATCTTGTGAAACCCGAAATTGGTTACAAACCTTACGCCATTGAGGCGCTCAAGGCGGTAATTATCTGTGGCTTAAGCTTTGGTCTATTGCAGCTCTTAGGCATTCAAGGCCGTCAGCTTGCAATGGGGCTCATGATCGTCGCCCAGACTTCCTTCGCTGTTTTCTTTGTACCGCCATATCACTTTCCGATTCGGGCGATGGCATTCCCGTTTATTGGACTGAGCGCCATTGCTGGCGGAATTGCTGGGCACTATATACCTTTTGCCGCGCCCGCGCTGACCATCATCGCTGCAGCAGCGACATTTTACTATATATTCATCAATTCGATTCGAGTGATTTGCATTAATGTTGTTTTGGTGTTTATGATCTTCGCCTATTTTCCAACGCCTATCGAGTTGGCAGGCGTTTACTTATGGCAATGGTTCTTGCCGGGCATATTATTTACCGTATGGCATTGGTTAGCCTACCGCCGCCATCGATACACGGAAATCTCGCTACCAATTCTCGAGAGCAACGAAAGAGACAGGCTCTTATCAACTGTCGTTTGTCTGGTTTCGCTGGGCATTGCATACACAGTTACCGCGCTTTTACCCACGCGTTTTCACAGTATGCATGTCTATTGGATCCCGATGGTTTGTCTTCTGGTGACTCAAGTTACGGTGTCTTCAACCACAACTTACGTCAAACAACGCATCAGCATGAACATCTTAGGCGCCGGTATCGCGGCGATCCTATTTTACGTCATCTCAATGCCCTATTGGTTAGCCATCACGCTGTTGGTGGCTTTATTTTATCTTTGCCTATTTTTCATGTTCTCATACAAGCACCGGACGTTTTGCGTGACCGTGATGATGGTCGGCATCTACCATATTTTACAACATGCAACCGCAGTGGTTATGATGGATCGGGTCGTTTTCACTATTATCGCAGGCAGCATCGTCTTGGTCGTATCATTTGTGACCTACGCCATTGTGCTTAAATTTCAGCAGCCTGCACATTCACCCGTTTCGCTCCCAGCCTCACAAATGCGACAGGCACAATCAGGCAAATAG
- the ychF gene encoding redox-regulated ATPase YchF, whose product MALSCGIVGLPNVGKSTLFNCLTSAQAESANYPFCTIEPNVGVVDVPDHRLDALAGVVHPEKILPASMKFVDIAGLVKGASQGEGLGNKFLSHIRETDAICHVVRCFEDENIIHVDNIIDPVRDLQTIETELVLADMDSCTKGLDRAAKAARGQNPVAKKVAAMCENLLAHLNNNLPARTFDFNREDEDLLNAFRDLHLLTAKPTLFVANVDEDGFSPEKNPHLKNLMDFAAGRKDQVVTVCAKIEEELAHLKPDERSDFLKELGLETSGLDRIIKAAFKLLNLQTYLTAGVKEVRAWTIPVGCKAPGAAGVIHSDFERGFIKADVIWWEDFVKHQGESGCRSAGAIKLEGKEYVVRDGDVMHFKFNV is encoded by the coding sequence ATGGCACTTTCTTGTGGTATTGTTGGCCTGCCCAACGTTGGTAAAAGTACGCTTTTTAATTGTTTGACTTCAGCTCAGGCCGAATCTGCAAATTATCCTTTTTGCACCATTGAGCCCAATGTTGGCGTGGTGGATGTGCCTGATCATCGGCTTGATGCGCTGGCAGGGGTTGTACATCCGGAAAAAATATTGCCGGCTAGCATGAAGTTTGTGGACATTGCTGGTTTGGTGAAGGGCGCCAGTCAGGGCGAAGGGCTTGGCAACAAATTCCTGAGCCACATTCGTGAAACGGACGCCATCTGCCATGTGGTGCGATGCTTCGAAGATGAAAATATCATCCATGTGGACAACATCATTGACCCAGTTCGCGATTTGCAGACCATTGAAACGGAGTTGGTGCTCGCCGATATGGATTCTTGCACCAAGGGTCTAGATCGGGCGGCCAAAGCCGCGAGGGGCCAAAATCCTGTAGCTAAAAAAGTTGCCGCTATGTGCGAAAACTTGCTGGCACACTTGAACAATAATTTACCTGCCAGAACTTTTGATTTTAATCGCGAAGATGAAGATTTGTTAAACGCATTTCGCGACTTGCATCTGTTAACTGCGAAGCCGACGCTATTTGTTGCCAATGTGGATGAGGATGGCTTTTCGCCTGAGAAAAATCCGCATTTGAAGAATCTGATGGATTTTGCCGCTGGTAGAAAGGACCAAGTTGTCACTGTCTGCGCCAAGATCGAAGAAGAGCTTGCACATCTCAAGCCCGATGAACGTAGCGATTTTCTTAAAGAACTTGGGCTCGAAACTTCCGGGCTGGATCGCATTATTAAAGCAGCGTTTAAACTTTTAAATCTACAAACTTATTTAACTGCAGGGGTAAAAGAGGTTCGCGCATGGACGATTCCTGTAGGTTGTAAGGCCCCAGGGGCAGCAGGCGTGATCCATTCCGACTTCGAACGAGGCTTTATTAAAGCAGATGTCATTTGGTGGGAAGATTTCGTTAAGCATCAAGGCGAATCGGGTTGTCGCTCAGCCGGCGCTATTAAACTCGAAGGTAAAGAGTATGTCGTTAGAGACGGCGATGTGATGCATTTTAAATTTAATGTCTAA
- the rpiB gene encoding ribose 5-phosphate isomerase B, whose amino-acid sequence MSKLKKIAIASDHAGFALKEILNAHLAQHFDLIDLGTDSTAPVDYPDFAEALALSVVSGQATRGILLCGSGVGASIAANKIKGIRAAVCHDTYSAHQGVEHDDMNVLVLGARIVGDALAKDLVDQFLSATFSNEARHVKRLKKIEALEAK is encoded by the coding sequence ATGAGCAAGTTGAAAAAAATAGCCATCGCGTCTGATCACGCAGGTTTTGCTTTAAAAGAGATTTTGAATGCGCATTTGGCGCAGCATTTCGATTTAATCGATCTAGGCACTGACAGCACGGCGCCTGTGGATTATCCGGATTTTGCAGAGGCATTAGCATTGTCGGTTGTCTCCGGGCAAGCAACTCGAGGAATCCTGCTCTGCGGCAGTGGCGTTGGTGCGAGCATTGCTGCTAATAAGATCAAGGGCATCCGGGCCGCTGTCTGCCATGACACTTACTCAGCCCATCAAGGTGTTGAGCATGATGACATGAACGTTTTGGTTCTTGGTGCACGCATTGTAGGGGATGCCTTGGCCAAAGATCTGGTGGATCAATTTTTGAGCGCCACCTTCTCCAACGAAGCGCGGCATGTGAAGCGCTTGAAAAAGATAGAGGCTTTGGAAGCCAAATAA
- the tkt gene encoding transketolase, with translation MMSQTSINTIRTLSMDAVEAANSGHPGTPMALAPLAYTLWQKILRYDPKNPEWFDRDRFVLSNGHASMLLYSMLYLAQVKDSVTLDDIKNFRQLGSKCAGHPEFGHAPGIECTTGPLGQGLGMSVGMAIAGAWQAKYFNRPGHELINHRVFAVCGDGCMMEGISSEAASLAGHLQLPNLCWIYDNNHITIEGKTDLAFGENVAARFEAYGWAVEHVTDANDLGAIEGALMVAQMKSKPCLIILDSQIGYGSPNKQNTASAHGEALGAKEVALTKKFYGWGEEAKFLVPEGVLEDFQNGIGKRGAQLFADWNERFQKYQREFPELAEQLLQMEAGTLPDQWDAELPVFQTDAKGMAGRIASSKVLNAIAKKVPWLMGGSADLAPSTKTLIDGEPSFEAQSLGARNMHFGIREHGMASMINGMSLSKMRAYGATFFNFCDYLKPSLRLSALMHTGAIYIFTHDSIGLGEDGPTHQPIEQLMSLRATPNFMTFRPADANEVTECWRVLMNQSGPAALVLTRQNLPTFDRSMLAPAKGVSQGAYVLTKSSKTPQVILIATGSEVSLCVEAHKLLEQDGISASVVSMPSWELFARQPAAYQESVLPAGVRARVAVEAGSTLGWERYVGMDGAIIGMREFGQSAPAEKLFEHFGFTAQNIRKAAHEQVEKNSHRV, from the coding sequence ATGATGAGTCAAACAAGCATTAATACGATTCGCACTTTATCGATGGACGCTGTGGAAGCTGCCAACTCTGGGCATCCGGGTACACCGATGGCTTTGGCGCCGCTGGCATACACGCTTTGGCAGAAAATCTTGCGTTATGACCCTAAAAATCCTGAGTGGTTTGACCGCGACCGTTTTGTTTTGTCCAACGGCCATGCTTCGATGCTGCTCTATTCAATGCTGTATTTGGCTCAGGTCAAAGACAGCGTGACTTTAGATGACATTAAGAATTTTAGACAGCTTGGCAGCAAGTGCGCGGGGCATCCAGAATTTGGACATGCGCCTGGCATCGAATGCACCACGGGTCCGTTAGGACAGGGTTTGGGCATGAGCGTGGGGATGGCCATTGCTGGTGCTTGGCAGGCCAAATATTTTAATCGCCCGGGCCACGAGCTGATTAACCATCGCGTGTTTGCTGTTTGCGGCGATGGTTGCATGATGGAGGGTATCAGCTCTGAAGCGGCGTCGCTCGCTGGCCATCTGCAACTGCCCAACCTGTGTTGGATTTACGATAACAATCACATCACCATTGAAGGCAAAACCGATTTGGCCTTTGGTGAAAACGTAGCTGCTCGCTTTGAGGCCTATGGCTGGGCGGTCGAGCACGTTACTGACGCTAACGACCTAGGGGCGATCGAAGGCGCTTTAATGGTTGCGCAGATGAAATCCAAACCTTGTTTGATTATTTTGGACAGCCAAATTGGTTATGGCTCTCCCAATAAGCAAAACACAGCTTCTGCACATGGAGAAGCGCTCGGCGCCAAAGAAGTGGCGCTTACCAAGAAGTTTTATGGCTGGGGTGAAGAAGCGAAGTTCTTAGTTCCCGAAGGCGTTTTGGAAGATTTCCAAAATGGCATTGGCAAACGCGGTGCGCAACTGTTCGCTGACTGGAACGAGCGATTCCAAAAATACCAGCGTGAGTTTCCTGAGCTTGCTGAGCAACTATTGCAGATGGAAGCTGGCACACTGCCTGATCAGTGGGACGCTGAGCTTCCTGTTTTCCAAACAGACGCTAAAGGCATGGCAGGTCGTATCGCTTCGTCAAAAGTGCTCAATGCCATTGCGAAGAAAGTGCCCTGGCTGATGGGTGGCTCCGCAGATTTGGCACCTTCGACCAAGACTTTGATTGATGGTGAGCCTTCGTTTGAAGCGCAAAGTTTGGGCGCGCGCAATATGCATTTTGGGATCAGAGAACATGGCATGGCGTCAATGATTAACGGCATGTCGCTGTCGAAAATGCGTGCCTATGGAGCGACTTTTTTCAATTTCTGCGATTATTTGAAGCCAAGTTTGAGGCTATCGGCGCTCATGCACACGGGTGCGATTTATATTTTCACTCATGACTCCATTGGGCTTGGTGAAGATGGTCCAACCCATCAGCCGATTGAGCAGTTGATGAGTTTAAGGGCAACGCCGAATTTTATGACCTTTAGACCCGCGGATGCCAACGAAGTTACGGAATGCTGGCGGGTATTGATGAATCAGTCGGGCCCGGCGGCATTGGTGCTGACCCGTCAAAACCTTCCGACTTTCGATCGATCGATGCTGGCGCCCGCAAAAGGTGTTTCGCAAGGAGCTTATGTTTTAACGAAATCTTCCAAGACACCGCAGGTCATTTTGATTGCGACCGGGAGCGAAGTTTCGCTTTGCGTTGAGGCGCATAAGCTGCTTGAGCAAGACGGAATCTCAGCGTCTGTGGTTAGTATGCCGTCTTGGGAGTTATTTGCTCGCCAGCCTGCAGCTTATCAAGAGTCGGTTTTGCCAGCTGGTGTTAGGGCGCGTGTTGCGGTTGAAGCTGGCAGCACTTTAGGCTGGGAGCGATACGTCGGTATGGACGGCGCGATCATAGGCATGCGTGAGTTTGGCCAGTCGGCACCAGCGGAAAAACTGTTCGAGCACTTTGGCTTTACGGCACAAAACATTAGGAAAGCAGCCCATGAGCAAGTTGAAAAAAATAGCCATCGCGTCTGA
- a CDS encoding ROK family protein encodes MPITLAIDIGGTGIKMMKIDARDKPASDRIKQLTPRPATPQAILECINSMLAQQGNFDRLSVGFPGVVLHGHVKTAPNLDGEWVDFPLEQELHKLTHKPVKVANDADIQGFGLISGQGTEMVITLGTGMGAALFIDGKLVPNLELGHHPFKNDKTYEQLLGKKALEKHGDEKWNEHVQEAIDLMRRIFNFDRLYIGGGHVKNITFTPGKDVILAKNIAGLLGGLKLWR; translated from the coding sequence ATGCCTATCACTTTAGCCATTGATATTGGAGGCACGGGCATCAAGATGATGAAGATTGATGCCCGTGACAAACCCGCCAGCGACCGCATCAAACAACTCACCCCAAGACCAGCAACGCCCCAGGCCATCCTCGAATGTATCAACTCCATGCTTGCGCAACAAGGGAATTTTGACCGCCTTTCCGTAGGTTTTCCAGGCGTGGTGCTGCATGGCCACGTTAAAACAGCCCCGAACTTAGACGGCGAATGGGTTGATTTTCCCCTTGAGCAAGAACTTCACAAGCTCACCCACAAGCCAGTCAAGGTCGCTAACGATGCAGATATTCAGGGCTTTGGTCTAATCAGCGGCCAAGGTACTGAAATGGTCATCACCCTAGGCACCGGCATGGGTGCGGCGCTTTTTATCGACGGCAAATTGGTGCCAAATTTGGAACTCGGTCACCACCCGTTTAAAAACGATAAAACCTACGAGCAGCTTTTGGGCAAGAAGGCTTTGGAAAAACACGGTGATGAGAAATGGAACGAGCATGTGCAAGAAGCCATCGATTTGATGCGGCGAATTTTCAACTTTGACAGGCTTTATATCGGCGGCGGGCATGTGAAGAATATTACTTTTACGCCGGGCAAAGACGTGATTTTAGCAAAAAATATTGCAGGATTGTTGGGTGGCTTGAAGTTGTGGCGTTAG